CTGCAATGGTCAAGTTCTTGTGATCGACTAGCTTTTGGAGCAGGGTAGACATGGTGAATGATGCGTTGTAGGTACGGAAGACCTTCGCCGTCAGCCCCGGCATATAGTTCTTGAGATGGTTGTTCAGCTGCGTAGTAGTCAGGCGGTCGAAGATATCATCGCCATCGGTCTTTGGCGGTTTCTTGAAGAGCTTCAGGTTTTTGAAGACTTGCTTTTCGACCGTGACCTCATCGTAGAACCGAATGCTGTCCTTTCCGAGGAAgtcgaagatgacggtgTTGGGTTCTCGCAGGGTGATGTGCTCGTACTTCAGGGAGCAGCAACCGACGGTTTcggcctcgttctcggcgtcctttTCGTTGCCTGCTCTGAGAGCAAACTTGTCGATCAGGTACACCGCCGTGGCTCTTTGTCGATCTGCCATGACTTCGCTTTTGAGATCCTTGGTGTAGTCTCTCCGGATCTTGTCGATGTGCTTCTTCAACTCGCGGGCCTTTTCAAACTTCTTCATGTCACTCTGACCCTTGATGGCACTGGCAGCACCAAGCATCACGTACTTGTACGCGCCGTTGATATTCTCCTGCCACATGGCCAGCCACGTGGCCTTATTGTCGTGGACGACGGTCTTCCACTTGTGGCCCTTGGGAGGCTCCGGGATCTTGGCGCCCTTGCCGATGTTGATGGTGATTTGCTCGGGATACACTCTCTTCTTGAGCCTTCCAGTCTTTGGGTGTTCGCCACGACCGCGGAAGAGACTCGGAGGTTCGACACGGAAGTTGCCGACCTTTTCTTTGCGTCCATCCCACTTGCAGTACATGAATGGCGCCTCCAATTCGTCTTTCTCTGCCTTagccgccttcttctccgcggGCGACCGATTCTTTCTGATGGCGCTCTGCTGCTCGTAGTACTGGAAGATTTGCTCAAAGTTCATCTTGGAGAACTCCTTCAGGTCGACTTTATTGCCTTGCTTGTCAGTCGCGTGCCCCGACTCCTTCAAGACAGCTTTGAAGTCGTCAAAAAAATTCTTCTGAAACACAGGGTTGTCGACATTGTGCTTCGAGTTCAGCATGGCTCCAAAGAAGCCAGCGacttcctcggcttcgatcGGAAGGTTGACTGGCTTCCCATCGTATAGCAGCTTGACGTTCTTGGGAAGCGGCTGATACTCGGGCGGGAACATGACGCCATTGTGCTCCAGTGTGGTCCATTTAACACTGTCGTCTTCCTTCTTAGGATCCTTCCACCATTCGTattcctcctcttcctcttcttcgggGGCCTCGCTTTCTTGCTTGGCCTTTGAATCGGCTTTCTTGCCCGGAGCCTTGGCGGAAGCGGCAGCCTTACCCTTAGCCGCTGGGGCTTTGGCCGGGGTGCCTCTCTTCGCCATCTTTTTCGCAATGGGCTCATCCGAATCCGATTCGACCTTCATGCCATTCGACTTCCTCTTCGCAGAGCCGGCCCCATTCGACTGACGTTTCTTGGTCGCTGACTTGGCCAAAGGCTCATCATCGGAGGACTCCTCCTTGACAGCCTTCTTTGGCGTAGCCTTCTTTGCCTTGGCCTCGCTGGCACGGATGGTACgcgcctccttggcggccgccTTCTCAATGTCGGCCTTTTTCTTCGCGAGCTTGGCGCCCAACGGCTGGTCGTCATCGGAGGATTCGTCGGGCAAAGCCGTCTCCTTGTACGAAGGAGGCAGGTTTTTGCCCCTCTTTGAGGTGAGCGGCTCGTCATCAGAGTCTGTCTCTGGTATTTTGGGTTTCGTCTTTTGTCGCTTGGCCTGGGAGTCTGCTGTCAGCCTCGGACTCCGCCACCGTCTGCCTAATACGTGTAACCTACCAGAGGGGCGTCATCATCGCTTTCGGTATCGACTTTATAATTGACCTTGGGCAGTGACGAGCGAGATTTCCGCTTGCCATTCGTAGACGGGCCGTCAATGTCCATGAACTCATCGTCGACGGGTCCATGGCGAATGGAAAGGCCTGGCGGGGCTGCCCTTGCCTTAGATGCGGTTCGGTCCATGTCGAAGTCGTCGGCTTTTGATACTCTCGATGCAGAGACTATAGTGAAAGAGTCAGAAAGTTGCTAAGTTTTTCTTGGGTGGTTTCGCAGGCAGAGTCGGAATGGAGTGCAACGCACGCGACGAGTCAGGTGGGCTTGTGTGTAGGCGTGGGGAGAACGGGAAAAAAAGTGACACGTCCGGCGTAAAGTGGCAGGCGCGAAGGGGGGAAGCGTCCGAAGGCGCAGAAAGTTTAACGTGGTTTGTTAGCGTACTTACTGTGTCCGTTAGACCTCGCAAGAggtgcgtcgtcgtcggaggAGCTCATCGTGAGGGCGAAAGGTCTCGGTTCGGGACGTTTACGGACGAGTAAGTAGGAGCTGAATCGCAAAGTCCAAAACCGGGGCTTTGTGGAGCAGAAAAAGTTGTTATAGAAGCCGATCCGCGCGGAAGAATCGCGTAGATATAGAGGCAAGAGCCGAATGGCTGGAGAGACCGCCACTTGCTTGGGTTGTAGACGCGGGGGAAAACCCACATCAAGTTCGAAtagagaggagggcgagggctTTTCGTGAAGGAATCGAGGGAAAGGAAGCTAGGAAAGGATGGGCGGGAAATCCATCGAAGACCTTCCAGCAGCGAGGGAAACTTAATGGGGCTGCCCCTGGGAGTCTGGGTAATCCGGGAGAGCAAGAGCCAGGCCCGTCGCGCCTGCGCCACAGCAATGGTCCACGTGACCAGCCACCGGCTGCCGGTCAAACTCAGTTAGCCGGGAAAACGAGGTGGATGGAGTCGGGTGCGAAGAATGCTAGCCGGGGAGGAAAATAACCTCGAACCTACCAATCTCGCTCTATCCCGAAGCACCGTCCGACAGCGTCAATTGATCTCGAAAGCGGTCGTGATCAATTGGTCCCCCCACACGGCAGAGGCTCGATCTTCTTAATATCTACCAACTTTCACAATGCTTTCCCGGGCGGCGAGACCAGCTCTGCgggctgcggctgcggctccCTCGCGGTAAGTCGGAACCCACACCTTCGCTGAGCTCGGAAAATCGGAGGAAAGGCACTGCACGCCAGAGGAGGTCACAACCAACGGTCGGCCGGCCGTCAGCGATTGAGGAGGATGAAAAGGGAAAAtgggaagggaaagggagcGACATCATTGAAGAACACGAGAAAGAGCTGTCATACTGATTGCGGCGTTTCTACAGAGTCACTGCCAGCGCGCCTATCAACGCTGCCACCTTTGCGACCCTCCGTGAGATCGAAGGCCGCCTCAAGTCCATTCGCAACATCGAGAAGATCACCAAGACGATGAAGATTGTTGCCTCGACCAAGCTCAACCGCGCCCAGAAGGCCATGACCGACTCCCGCGTTTACGGCGCCACCTCCAACGAGGTCTTCGATTCGGCCGAGACCAAGcccctcgagggcgagggcaagaaggagctTATCATCATCTGCTCCTCCGACAAGGGTCTTTGCGGTGGTATTCACTCCGGTCTCTCCCGCACCATCCGTCGCCAgttcgccgagaaggagaccaccgccgacctcgtcatccttGGCGAGAAGTGCAAGGCCCAGCTTCAGCGCACCAACGCGAAGGACATCCGCCTCAACTTTGCCGGTGTCGGCAAGGACGTCCCCACCTTCGCCGATGCCCAAGCCATCGCCGATCAGATCGTCCAGCTCTCGGGCGACTACTCCTCGATTAAGATCCTCTACAACAAGTTCATCAACGCCACCAGCTACGAGCCGACCATCATTGAGGCATTTtccgaggaggccatcgccgcgtCCCGTAAGCTCCCCCCTTCGACATGAGCAGAGTGTTCATCGTACAGCAACCAGTATATCTAACAGATTTCTTGCAGCCAACTTCTCCGCCttcgaggttgacgaggaggtcctCCCCAACCTCCGCGAGTACGCCCTGGCCAACTCCATCTACTGGGCTCTGGCCGAGGGCCACGCCTGCGAGATCTCTGCCCGCAGAAACGCCATGGACGTATGTCATCCCCCTTAGCCCCTTGTCTTTTAACTATTTCCGAGCCCGTACTGATTCGAGATTTGCAGAACGCCTCCAAGAACGCTGGTGACATGATCAACAAGTACCAGATTCTCTTCAACCGCACCCGTCAAGCCGTCATTACCGGAGAGCTGGTCGAGATTATCACTGGTGCCACCGCCTCCGAGGACATGTAAAGCGGGTTTGGAAATGCGCGCATCAGATAGAGATGACTGCCACCTCTCTTCCCTTTGTATCAAGCTACCAAGGGCGGCTAGTTGCCCTCAGTGTACCAAATCCTCGCGAATACATCCTGATCTAGAACATGGATAATTCTGTTTCACCTTTTACGTTCATCCTCAGGGATCATTTTTTTGCCTGCGCCAGTGTCATTTTTGTGTTACTGTGGACTGCCTATTGAGTTCTTGTGTACAAGGCTTCCAAGTTTATGAAGCAAAACAAGACTTGCGTCTCAAACGAAAATGATGATGAGTATAATATGTTGTGGGTATGCAGGACTCCTATCAACGCCGGTTGCAAAGTACCATGACCTCAGATGCCACAACGCGCACCTTTTGCAAGAGATGGAAAGACGGCCGACCAGCCCGTTCATTCGCAGCCGTTCATCACGCGACGAATCATGCTCCAAGTAGCGCCTTCCAACCACAAAAGACATACTCAAAAACCAACGTCGCTGTCGTCACTTTCCGCATAGCTGACATGCTTCGTCCTGCGATGCTTCTGCGCACTGCTCTCCCTCCGAGAACTGCTGCCATTCCCGTTCTTGGGGTTGTATGGGTGTTGCTGCTGATACGCCGCCATAATCTCAACGTAGTCCTTGTCCCACTGCGCCGATTTTTCATTGTACACCGCAACAGCCTCGGCGTAAGCTGCCTTCTGCTCCAGCGCCTGGTCCTCAaacggcttcttctcctcagaCGTCGTGGCCCTCCACATCTTAGACGTCATGACGCGCACCTCGTTGGGGGCGGGCCTCTTCCGCCCCGCGCGCTCCTCTTCGCACTTTTTACGGGCGACCTCGAAGAAGGTCCTGCTGTAGATAAGGTAGGCGTTCGCGGTCAGCTTGGCCGGCCGCGGGGGCCTCTCGCCGATCTTGGATTTGATATACTGCCAGGCGGCGAGCTCATAGGCTTCCAGACGAGCTTGTTCCGGATCCTTGGGCCCTTCCATTTCTTTGCGCTTGTTGGAAACGCTCTCCTTGGGCAGGACCAAGGGTGTTGGAATGTCTATCGGACCGAGCATGCAGTCGACGACCTCTGATGCTGCACGGAGTCCCGAAAGATAGGCCCCATGGACAGTGGCTGGATGGGTGCCAATGGTGTGCTCtccggcgaagaagaggttgCCGATCGGGCGTGACATGGCGTCATAATCATCAGGCTGCATATCCGGACCGGCCGACGAGTAGCTTCCTCTCGCAAACTTGTCCGAGGCCCAACGGGTAATGACCGACTCAGCGGGGTACGGCACAGCAGGTCCGAAGACGCTGCGTAGAACCTCCGTCGCCTCGGCGATCAGGTTGTCGTTGCTGTTATGCTCCGTGTCGAAACCAGCGTCACCCGCCATTAGCGCCACGAGACATGGCAAACCGGTCGTCTGGGTGACGTTGAACCATTGGAAAAGGCGCCCTCTCGATGATTTGTAGTCGCTTTGGTTCAGACTATGTCGGTTAGGGGCATCTCGCAGAACGCCAAAGATGTGCCGCTCAGTATCCCAGAACGGGTGGTCGTAAACCAGCACCAGTTTGTTGAGCACTCCATATCCTATACGAGCGATCACATCCGTCTTCCACTCTGGTAAAGGCGGGTCGAACTCGACGCTGCCATGCTTCAACACACCAAGCGGTATCGTCGAGACAACATAGTCTGCATCGAATATCGATCCGTCTTCACAGTGAACAGAAGATCGCCCAGTCTCCTGCGTGTCATACTCGATCTTTCTGACGGCAGACCTTGGCCGAACGTTGAGAGGCGTGGGGCAGTGCATGAGACCTCTGGGGACGCTCTGGTATCCGCCAACGATCATTGTGTGCTTGCCTTCCCATTCGTTGCCTGCGTCAATGTCCCAGCCACCTAAGCTGAGGTTGTGAAGATTTGTGGCGTTGCTGTATTCCAAGTTTGCCACGTGCCAGTTGATTAGCCGATGGTCTTGGGCAGTCAAATCCACAATGTTGCGATACTgaacgacggcctcgtccatTACTGAGCCGAGCGTAGCCGCCGGCAAACCCACGGCTTCATTCAAATCAATGTTGGCGTCGCTCGCCGAGCCGGTTTTCAGTGTCCACCCCATCAATTTGACCTTTTCTGAGGCCTTGAGAATGCCCGGTGTGCCAGGTTGGGTATGGACGCGTCCGGTCAGCTTGTCGGAGGATACTGGCACCAAGTTGACTCGCTCGGGCACGTTCTGTTGAGAAACAGGTGGTGCATGTGGTAGAGCGGCAGTCGCTTCTTCAGCCTGGCCGATTGTTCTGTGACCGTCACTCACAGCATCTCGCGCTTCATTGATCAAGTCTCGGTTGCCCTCGATCAGCTTCGAGGGCTGTGACTTGAACTTGTATTCGCTGACTCGGTCCAGGCAATCGTTGTACAAATTCTCAACGAGTTGATCTCTCACGTAGTCAACAGGCTTGCCGTTTGAGTCGTAAATGGTCGTCTCTGATCGCAGGGCACGGTATGGTAGACACAACTGTGCACGAACGAGGACGTTCATTGGATTGCCGCGCTCGAAGCCTGTAATGATCATCCCGCCCATCTCGGCGGTAAGCCGTTCTCCGTTAAAGTCCGGCAGCGGATGCTTCGGATTTGATTTGAATTCCCTTGAATAGACTCTTCCGCCGACCCGACTACGCCCTTCAAGCACGACAACTTCCGGTGGGAGTTCGTCGAGCGCACGAAACCGATCCGAATATTGCTGTATTAACCCGTCGAGGTGTCTTGCGCAGCCCAATCCAGATATACCGGCACCGATGACCACGATTCG
The DNA window shown above is from Colletotrichum destructivum chromosome 2, complete sequence and carries:
- a CDS encoding Putative DNA topoisomerase I, DNA breaking-rejoining enzyme, catalytic core — translated: MSSSDDDAPLARSNGHISASRVSKADDFDMDRTASKARAAPPGLSIRHGPVDDEFMDIDGPSTNGKRKSRSSLPKVNYKVDTESDDDAPLAKRQKTKPKIPETDSDDEPLTSKRGKNLPPSYKETALPDESSDDDQPLGAKLAKKKADIEKAAAKEARTIRASEAKAKKATPKKAVKEESSDDEPLAKSATKKRQSNGAGSAKRKSNGMKVESDSDEPIAKKMAKRGTPAKAPAAKGKAAASAKAPGKKADSKAKQESEAPEEEEEEEYEWWKDPKKEDDSVKWTTLEHNGVMFPPEYQPLPKNVKLLYDGKPVNLPIEAEEVAGFFGAMLNSKHNVDNPVFQKNFFDDFKAVLKESGHATDKQGNKVDLKEFSKMNFEQIFQYYEQQSAIRKNRSPAEKKAAKAEKDELEAPFMYCKWDGRKEKVGNFRVEPPSLFRGRGEHPKTGRLKKRVYPEQITINIGKGAKIPEPPKGHKWKTVVHDNKATWLAMWQENINGAYKYVMLGAASAIKGQSDMKKFEKARELKKHIDKIRRDYTKDLKSEVMADRQRATAVYLIDKFALRAGNEKDAENEAETVGCCSLKYEHITLREPNTVIFDFLGKDSIRFYDEVTVEKQVFKNLKLFKKPPKTDGDDIFDRLTTTQLNNHLKNYMPGLTAKVFRTYNASFTMSTLLQKLVDHKNLTIAEKVKLYNDCNREVAILCNHKRTVGAAHEAQMEKLGDRIKGLRYQQWRTKMMMLQVDNKIKKKKGADFFARPEDLTDEWVLEHQQFLVEEQRGKITKKFEKDNEKRLAEGQKPFPDKELKERLKAADELAAKFKKENKSKKVEPEGRSPSVEKLDEQVKKFDDRVKTLELQAADRDGNKEVALSTSKINYIDPRLTVVFAKKFDVPIEKFFSKTLRDKFSWAIKSVEDEDWEF
- a CDS encoding Putative ATP synthase, F1 complex, gamma subunit; the protein is MLSRAARPALRAAAAAPSRVTASAPINAATFATLREIEGRLKSIRNIEKITKTMKIVASTKLNRAQKAMTDSRVYGATSNEVFDSAETKPLEGEGKKELIIICSSDKGLCGGIHSGLSRTIRRQFAEKETTADLVILGEKCKAQLQRTNAKDIRLNFAGVGKDVPTFADAQAIADQIVQLSGDYSSIKILYNKFINATSYEPTIIEAFSEEAIAASPNFSAFEVDEEVLPNLREYALANSIYWALAEGHACEISARRNAMDNASKNAGDMINKYQILFNRTRQAVITGELVEIITGATASEDM
- a CDS encoding Putative amine oxidase, SWIRM domain, Homeobox-like domain superfamily → MRTSPRSRVKQESGVGKASLMDYPGQDSPISDFTPSRANATLRRISASAFAESTTPTPSSRISSEAISEIAPEIVVWTEDMELDDLSQDEAELSSVPASSPDSPLIEDAETETLHIQSHDTPHESFESPMTNLSDHELSELSSVPSSISSKATTPVDLEGHKELPMPSTETPPIREAVRRSFDVKPKSSIPSNLSNYEYARQCIEAAESSRLNPYALHQEEYQMLRQHISHVQVTTYLNIRNGILRLWYNNPRVAVARNEAVGCANVRWFDVASVCYDWLVRRGYINFGCVELSATSDRVGQAADAENTLRRKRIVVIGAGISGLGCARHLDGLIQQYSDRFRALDELPPEVVVLEGRSRVGGRVYSREFKSNPKHPLPDFNGERLTAEMGGMIITGFERGNPMNVLVRAQLCLPYRALRSETTIYDSNGKPVDYVRDQLVENLYNDCLDRVSEYKFKSQPSKLIEGNRDLINEARDAVSDGHRTIGQAEEATAALPHAPPVSQQNVPERVNLVPVSSDKLTGRVHTQPGTPGILKASEKVKLMGWTLKTGSASDANIDLNEAVGLPAATLGSVMDEAVVQYRNIVDLTAQDHRLINWHVANLEYSNATNLHNLSLGGWDIDAGNEWEGKHTMIVGGYQSVPRGLMHCPTPLNVRPRSAVRKIEYDTQETGRSSVHCEDGSIFDADYVVSTIPLGVLKHGSVEFDPPLPEWKTDVIARIGYGVLNKLVLVYDHPFWDTERHIFGVLRDAPNRHSLNQSDYKSSRGRLFQWFNVTQTTGLPCLVALMAGDAGFDTEHNSNDNLIAEATEVLRSVFGPAVPYPAESVITRWASDKFARGSYSSAGPDMQPDDYDAMSRPIGNLFFAGEHTIGTHPATVHGAYLSGLRAASEVVDCMLGPIDIPTPLVLPKESVSNKRKEMEGPKDPEQARLEAYELAAWQYIKSKIGERPPRPAKLTANAYLIYSRTFFEVARKKCEEERAGRKRPAPNEVRVMTSKMWRATTSEEKKPFEDQALEQKAAYAEAVAVYNEKSAQWDKDYVEIMAAYQQQHPYNPKNGNGSSSRRESSAQKHRRTKHVSYAESDDSDVGF